The Clostridioides difficile genome has a segment encoding these proteins:
- a CDS encoding bifunctional diguanylate cyclase/phosphodiesterase, which translates to MKKKYDFLIYTVIWLVAIVIFIFSLFHSIRHIKIINYTGIIRSGTQQVVKQELNNKKNDDLIKQLDGILIELRTGDGKNELQRCNNEEFQEKLIQMDTMWKSIKKEVIKVRNGYSGDTLYNLSEEYFRLSNQAVFISEKHSNLKLHCFAIALFIYLILSTVSLLIWQHYNKRKFNKIFYTDNLTNIKNQVAFENKAVEILHHAFNDEYVILNIDIDNFKYINDTHGYEYGDKILVIVATILSRTFNIKETCARVGSDNFVILAKYKESLLEDIRKILTDGITSQLNMNVTQTISYCIGAYLVEVEKSDYKAIHSMTDKANIAHKVSKTRGISSTVWYNENLLKQLQMENSIYNHMYKALDNEEFHMYLQPKFQISSLNVVSAEALVRWFSPELGFLSPDKFIPLFEKSGFIIELDFYMLKKACSFIKKSFMKKNQYTYPISVNFSRVTIYQKYFYERFLDIVREYDIPFKYIEIEVTESAFNEISEPVISILEKLKKLGFLISMDDFGSGYSSLSLLCSLSINGLKLDKSLLKETFNREKVYSIIQCIIEMSHRIDMSVVCEGIETKKDLEFLKTIKCDVGQGFYFSKPIEEKEFFNKYVTEK; encoded by the coding sequence ATGAAAAAAAAATATGATTTTTTAATTTATACTGTTATTTGGCTAGTTGCCATTGTTATTTTTATATTTTCCTTATTTCATAGTATAAGGCACATTAAGATTATAAATTATACTGGTATTATTCGTAGTGGAACTCAACAAGTTGTTAAACAAGAATTGAATAATAAAAAAAATGATGATTTAATAAAGCAACTAGATGGTATTTTAATAGAACTAAGAACAGGTGATGGAAAAAATGAACTGCAAAGGTGCAACAATGAGGAATTCCAAGAAAAATTAATTCAGATGGATACTATGTGGAAATCCATAAAAAAAGAAGTTATAAAAGTTAGAAATGGATATTCTGGGGATACATTATATAATTTAAGTGAAGAGTATTTCAGATTATCTAATCAAGCTGTTTTTATCTCTGAAAAACATTCTAATCTAAAATTACATTGTTTTGCTATTGCATTGTTTATTTATCTTATACTATCAACAGTAAGTCTCTTAATTTGGCAGCATTACAACAAAAGAAAATTTAATAAAATATTTTATACTGATAATTTAACAAATATAAAAAACCAAGTTGCATTTGAGAATAAAGCTGTTGAGATTCTACATCATGCATTTAATGATGAGTATGTAATATTAAATATTGATATTGATAATTTTAAATATATTAATGATACACATGGATATGAATATGGAGATAAAATTTTAGTAATAGTAGCAACCATACTTTCTAGAACTTTTAACATCAAAGAAACTTGTGCAAGAGTTGGTTCTGATAATTTTGTAATTCTTGCAAAGTATAAAGAGTCACTCTTAGAGGATATACGAAAAATTTTAACGGATGGCATAACATCTCAATTAAATATGAATGTAACTCAGACAATATCTTATTGTATAGGAGCGTATTTAGTTGAAGTTGAGAAATCGGACTATAAAGCTATTCATTCTATGACGGATAAGGCAAATATTGCACATAAGGTCAGTAAAACGAGAGGAATTTCTTCTACAGTGTGGTACAATGAGAATCTATTAAAACAATTACAAATGGAAAATAGTATTTATAATCATATGTATAAAGCACTTGATAACGAAGAATTTCATATGTATTTGCAACCAAAGTTTCAAATATCTTCTTTAAATGTTGTGAGTGCAGAAGCTCTTGTAAGATGGTTTTCTCCAGAACTTGGATTTTTATCACCAGATAAATTTATTCCACTATTTGAAAAGAGTGGGTTTATTATTGAATTAGATTTTTACATGTTAAAAAAGGCATGTTCATTTATAAAAAAATCATTTATGAAAAAAAATCAATATACATATCCAATTTCAGTTAACTTTTCAAGGGTTACTATTTATCAAAAATATTTTTATGAAAGATTTTTAGATATTGTTAGAGAATATGATATTCCTTTTAAGTATATAGAAATAGAGGTAACTGAAAGTGCTTTTAACGAAATATCAGAGCCAGTTATTTCAATTTTAGAAAAGCTTAAAAAGTTAGGGTTTTTAATATCTATGGATGATTTTGGTTCAGGGTATTCTTCCTTAAGCCTTTTATGCTCTTTGTCTATTAATGGATTGAAGTTAGATAAAAGCTTACTTAAAGAAACATTTAATCGTGAAAAAGTCTACAGTATTATTCAATGCATTATTGAAATGTCACATCGCATAGACATGTCTGTTGTATGTGAAGGAATTGAAACTAAGAAAGACTTAGAGTTTTTAAAGACTATTAAATGTGATGTGGGACAGGGGTTTTATTTTTCTAAACCAATAGAAGAAAAAGAATTTTTTAATAAATATGTGACTGAAAAGTAA
- a CDS encoding helix-turn-helix domain-containing protein, translating to MISYTPLWKLLIDRKIKKMEFVNISGISISVLGRLGNDKSVSMDTMEKICLALDCKIEDVVEIKKDV from the coding sequence ATGATTTCGTACACTCCATTATGGAAATTGCTAATTGATAGAAAAATAAAAAAGATGGAATTTGTAAATATATCAGGTATAAGTATTTCTGTTTTAGGTAGATTAGGAAATGATAAGTCTGTTTCTATGGATACAATGGAAAAGATATGTTTAGCACTAGACTGTAAAATAGAAGATGTTGTAGAAATAAAAAAAGATGTTTAA
- a CDS encoding 1-deoxy-D-xylulose-5-phosphate reductoisomerase, whose product MKKISILGSTGSIGKQTLDVVRENRDKFEVVAISANSSIELLLEQIVEFRPKYVTVFEESKALKLKEILPQNIEIEVLTGMEGLKIISSLDEIDVLLTAVVGMIGLVPTLCAIKKGIDIALANKETLVTAGELVMAEAKKYNVNILPVDSEHSAIFQCLNGENNKNIEKIILTASGGPFRGKKKEELLNITKNEALKHPNWSMGRKISIDSSTLMNKGLEVIEARWLFGVKQDNIDVVVHPQSIIHSMVQYTDSSIIAQLGCPDMRLPIQYALTYPDRMESNFERMNFSKFSTLTFEEPDLETFPCLKLAYECLKMGGTYSSVLNSANEVLVSEFLEDKIGFYDIPYYIEKTLEVHKSISKPTLEQILETDRWSRAYVENLIKK is encoded by the coding sequence ATGAAAAAAATATCAATTTTAGGTTCTACGGGTTCTATAGGTAAGCAAACCTTAGATGTAGTTAGAGAAAATAGAGACAAGTTTGAGGTAGTTGCAATATCAGCTAATAGCAGTATTGAATTACTACTTGAACAAATTGTAGAATTTAGACCTAAATATGTAACAGTTTTTGAGGAAAGTAAAGCATTAAAATTAAAAGAAATATTACCACAAAATATAGAGATAGAAGTTTTAACAGGAATGGAAGGATTAAAAATAATTTCATCATTAGATGAAATTGATGTACTTTTAACTGCTGTTGTGGGAATGATAGGATTAGTCCCAACACTTTGTGCTATAAAGAAGGGAATAGATATAGCATTGGCGAATAAAGAGACATTAGTAACTGCTGGAGAGCTTGTAATGGCAGAGGCAAAAAAATATAATGTAAATATTCTTCCTGTTGATAGTGAACATAGTGCTATATTTCAGTGTTTAAATGGAGAAAATAATAAAAATATAGAAAAAATAATACTTACAGCTTCTGGTGGTCCATTTAGAGGAAAGAAAAAAGAAGAACTTTTAAATATAACTAAAAATGAAGCTTTAAAACATCCAAACTGGAGTATGGGAAGAAAAATAAGTATTGATTCTTCAACACTTATGAATAAAGGACTTGAAGTAATAGAAGCTAGATGGTTATTTGGAGTAAAACAAGACAATATAGACGTAGTGGTTCATCCACAAAGTATAATTCACTCAATGGTACAGTATACAGATAGTTCTATAATTGCACAATTAGGATGTCCAGATATGAGGTTACCTATACAATATGCTCTTACATATCCAGATAGGATGGAAAGTAACTTTGAAAGAATGAATTTTTCAAAATTTAGTACTTTAACTTTTGAAGAGCCAGACTTAGAGACTTTTCCATGTTTAAAATTAGCTTATGAATGTCTAAAGATGGGTGGAACTTATTCTTCTGTTTTAAATTCTGCAAATGAAGTTTTAGTAAGTGAATTTTTAGAGGATAAAATTGGTTTCTATGACATACCATATTACATAGAGAAAACTTTAGAGGTTCATAAAAGCATAAGCAAACCAACGTTAGAACAAATTTTAGAAACAGATAGATGGAGTAGAGCTTATGTTGAAAATCTGATAAAAAAATAG
- the rseP gene encoding RIP metalloprotease RseP, whose translation MTIIAALILFSIIVLIHELGHFIFAKRSGIKVNEFSIGMGPKIYSVKKDTEYSIRALPIGGYVSMEGEDEEQISPNSFGNKSILQRFSTIVAGPIFNIILAAILLVPVFLYIGSPTTTLGKIMQDTPAQAVGLQVGDKINKINGNSVKTWDEVANIINTSSGGELKLSITRDGSDKVVNVTPKDNNGKYEIGIQPQREKDFFGSIVNACKTTVDMTKQMLTFLGQMVTGNVPGGIGNAVAGPVGVIGMVSDAAQTGLINVVYLAAVISLNLGIVNLLPIPALDGWRILMLLLEAVRGGKKLDPNKEGMINVVGFGALMLFMLFITYKDILRLFQ comes from the coding sequence ATGACTATAATAGCTGCATTAATACTATTTAGTATAATTGTATTAATACATGAGTTAGGACATTTTATATTTGCAAAAAGAAGTGGGATTAAGGTAAATGAATTTTCTATAGGTATGGGACCTAAGATATATAGTGTAAAAAAAGATACAGAGTATTCTATAAGAGCTCTTCCAATTGGTGGATATGTAAGTATGGAAGGTGAAGACGAGGAACAAATAAGTCCAAATTCTTTTGGAAATAAATCTATACTACAAAGATTTAGTACTATTGTAGCAGGACCAATATTTAATATAATATTGGCGGCAATACTTTTAGTACCAGTGTTTTTGTATATAGGCTCTCCAACTACTACACTTGGAAAAATAATGCAAGATACTCCTGCACAAGCAGTAGGACTTCAAGTAGGAGATAAGATAAATAAAATTAATGGTAACTCTGTTAAGACTTGGGACGAAGTTGCAAATATAATAAATACTTCTTCTGGTGGAGAATTGAAGCTTAGTATAACTAGAGACGGAAGTGATAAAGTTGTAAATGTAACTCCTAAAGATAATAATGGAAAGTATGAAATAGGAATTCAGCCACAAAGAGAAAAAGATTTTTTTGGCTCAATAGTAAATGCATGTAAAACTACTGTGGATATGACAAAACAGATGTTAACATTCTTAGGTCAAATGGTTACAGGAAATGTACCAGGAGGAATTGGTAATGCTGTTGCAGGGCCAGTAGGTGTTATCGGTATGGTATCAGATGCAGCTCAAACGGGTCTTATAAATGTAGTATATTTGGCAGCTGTCATAAGTTTAAATCTAGGTATAGTAAACTTACTACCAATACCAGCTCTTGATGGTTGGAGAATACTTATGTTATTATTAGAAGCTGTTAGAGGTGGTAAAAAACTTGACCCAAATAAAGAAGGCATGATAAATGTAGTTGGATTTGGAGCCTTAATGTTATTTATGCTTTTTATAACATATAAAGATATATTAAGGTTATTTCAATAA
- the ispG gene encoding flavodoxin-dependent (E)-4-hydroxy-3-methylbut-2-enyl-diphosphate synthase produces MSYERRKTREVRVGSVKIGGENPISIQSMTNTDTRDAEATIAQIKRLEEAGCDIVRVAVPDMEAAKNIRKIKSSVNIPVIADIHFDYKLALEAIEQGVDGVRINPGNIGNIERVRMVVEKCKEKNLKIRIGVNGGSLEKELLNKYGSATAEALVESAMGHIKILEDLGFYNIVISLKSSDIYKTVDAYELISKKVDYPLHVGITESGSIHKGTIKSSIGVGALLLKGIGDTVRISLTGDPVEEVVVGKQILRSLGLLNDKIKVISCPTCGRCNIDLISVVNEVEEKIGSMEKDITVAIMGCAVNGPGEAREADIGIAGGKGEGLLFKKGEIIRMINGDKLVDELLDEIDKL; encoded by the coding sequence ATGAGTTACGAGAGAAGAAAGACAAGAGAAGTTCGTGTTGGTAGTGTAAAAATAGGAGGAGAAAATCCTATAAGCATACAATCTATGACAAATACTGATACAAGAGATGCAGAAGCTACAATAGCACAAATAAAAAGATTAGAAGAAGCTGGTTGTGATATAGTTAGAGTTGCTGTTCCTGATATGGAAGCAGCTAAAAATATAAGAAAGATAAAATCTAGTGTAAATATACCTGTTATTGCTGATATACATTTTGATTATAAGTTAGCACTTGAAGCTATAGAACAAGGTGTAGATGGTGTTAGAATAAATCCTGGTAATATCGGAAACATAGAAAGAGTTAGAATGGTTGTTGAGAAATGCAAGGAAAAAAATCTAAAAATTAGAATTGGTGTTAATGGAGGTTCTTTAGAAAAAGAACTTTTAAATAAATATGGCTCTGCAACTGCTGAAGCATTAGTTGAAAGTGCTATGGGACATATTAAGATTCTTGAAGATTTAGGTTTTTATAATATAGTTATTTCTCTAAAATCATCTGATATTTATAAAACTGTTGATGCATATGAATTAATATCAAAGAAGGTTGATTATCCTCTTCATGTTGGAATTACTGAATCTGGAAGTATTCATAAAGGCACAATAAAGTCTTCTATAGGTGTGGGAGCACTTCTTCTTAAAGGGATTGGAGATACTGTCAGAATATCGTTGACAGGTGACCCCGTTGAAGAGGTTGTTGTTGGTAAACAGATTTTAAGAAGTTTGGGTCTTTTAAATGACAAGATTAAAGTTATATCATGTCCTACATGTGGAAGATGTAATATAGATTTAATTAGTGTTGTAAATGAAGTTGAGGAGAAGATTGGCAGTATGGAGAAAGATATTACTGTTGCAATTATGGGGTGTGCTGTAAATGGACCTGGTGAGGCTAGAGAAGCTGATATAGGTATTGCTGGTGGTAAAGGTGAAGGTCTTTTATTCAAAAAGGGTGAAATTATAAGAATGATTAATGGTGATAAATTAGTTGATGAGTTACTGGATGAAATTGATAAGTTATAG
- a CDS encoding DUF3810 domain-containing protein, protein MSKKIKYFSLILFPIALFLNFIASKIPHIVEKYYSQSIDKTIIQLLSKVSGIFPFSIYEITVYIVVISIFLFLCSIVFTIFKKGRNLKIFLKNSILNILSILSIVYFLFVVLWGINYNRVPLEATLIDQYNLENNTSVQSKQHSTKELSELYKFLVTKSNETRKLTLEDKNGVVKSNTDYKGVINRAQLGYDKISDILPSVSGSYSKPKYIISSHLMCYTGITGIYFPFTGEANVNIAIPNLYIPCTVGHEMAHQRGFASEDEANFIGYLTSIKHPDIDFNYSGYILALNYTASALSKVDYNAYADISAGISEPVRRDLKNESEFWQRYEGKIDKISNEFNNSYLKANGISEGTQSYGKMVDLLLTYYELYPYN, encoded by the coding sequence ATGAGTAAAAAAATAAAATATTTTTCTTTAATCCTTTTTCCAATTGCTTTGTTTTTAAATTTTATAGCAAGTAAAATTCCACATATTGTTGAAAAATATTACTCTCAATCCATAGATAAAACGATTATACAACTATTAAGTAAAGTTTCAGGAATATTTCCATTTTCTATCTACGAAATTACAGTGTACATAGTAGTTATATCTATTTTTTTGTTTTTATGTTCTATTGTATTTACAATTTTCAAGAAAGGTAGAAATTTAAAGATATTTTTAAAGAATTCTATTTTAAATATACTATCTATTTTATCAATAGTTTATTTCCTTTTTGTAGTGCTTTGGGGTATAAACTACAATAGAGTTCCACTTGAGGCTACCCTTATTGACCAATATAATTTAGAAAACAACACTTCTGTCCAATCAAAGCAACATAGTACTAAAGAACTTTCTGAACTATATAAGTTTTTGGTAACTAAATCAAATGAAACTAGAAAACTTACACTAGAAGATAAGAATGGTGTTGTAAAATCTAATACAGATTATAAAGGTGTTATAAATAGAGCTCAATTAGGATATGATAAAATTTCAGATATTTTACCTAGTGTTAGTGGTAGTTACTCTAAGCCAAAGTATATTATTTCATCACATCTTATGTGCTATACAGGAATAACTGGTATATATTTTCCTTTTACAGGTGAGGCAAATGTTAATATTGCAATACCTAACTTATATATTCCTTGTACAGTTGGTCATGAAATGGCACATCAGAGAGGATTTGCTAGTGAAGATGAAGCTAACTTTATAGGTTATCTTACTTCAATAAAACATCCTGATATTGATTTTAATTATTCTGGCTATATTTTGGCTTTAAATTATACAGCTTCTGCTTTAAGCAAAGTTGATTATAATGCATATGCTGATATTTCTGCTGGTATTTCAGAGCCAGTTCGTAGAGATTTAAAAAATGAAAGTGAATTTTGGCAAAGATATGAAGGTAAAATTGATAAAATCTCCAATGAGTTTAATAATTCTTATTTAAAAGCTAATGGGATTTCTGAAGGTACTCAAAGTTATGGTAAAATGGTTGATTTATTGCTAACTTATTATGAATTATATCCTTATAATTAG
- a CDS encoding GNAT family N-acetyltransferase, producing MSKALDITIRPVRREDAQAINEMRRAYNVMRNTLALMSDRLDKTIAMLDSLGENDYMFVAEIDNDGEKNVIGFAGLHVNPSPKLRHSAELGITVDEKYHGMGVGQKLMEQLLDIADNWIKLMRVGLEVIVDNEKGLNLYKKLGFEIEGTKKYAVIRDGKFEDVYMMGRYNKDLI from the coding sequence ATGAGTAAAGCATTAGATATAACAATAAGACCAGTAAGAAGGGAAGATGCACAAGCGATTAACGAAATGAGAAGAGCATATAATGTTATGAGAAATACACTAGCATTAATGAGTGATAGACTGGATAAAACTATAGCTATGCTAGATTCTCTAGGCGAAAATGATTATATGTTTGTGGCTGAAATTGATAATGATGGAGAAAAAAATGTAATTGGTTTTGCTGGTTTACATGTGAATCCATCTCCAAAATTAAGACATAGTGCAGAACTAGGCATAACTGTTGATGAAAAGTATCATGGTATGGGAGTAGGTCAAAAGCTTATGGAACAACTTTTAGACATAGCAGATAATTGGATTAAGTTGATGAGAGTAGGATTAGAAGTAATTGTAGACAATGAAAAGGGGCTAAACTTATACAAAAAACTGGGATTTGAAATAGAAGGAACTAAAAAATATGCTGTAATTAGAGATGGAAAATTTGAAGATGTTTATATGATGGGAAGATATAATAAAGATTTAATTTAA
- a CDS encoding AEC family transporter, whose translation MNFSNIFIQVAVLFIIILVGYFVRKFNLLDEYCTSKLSNLTMTIFLPSMIISSMQINFDNKMIQKILLLLFISLVMYIVSIVIAFLLKYILKCEDTKDLGIYQYIVVFSNVAFMGYPVIEAVLGHEAIFYTAIFNLPFNLFSFTLGIYLLSKGSTTKGFSMKSLISPATIAVVIGLFLFITGLRLPQFINDPLEMLGSMTTPISMIIIGSLLANSSAIDCFVNKRLYLVTIVRLLVLPVIIYFILKGWVNDKMILAIPVVISSMPAAANTAIFANQYDSNVTLASQCVFFTTLFSVISIPFISIFLLS comes from the coding sequence ATGAATTTCAGCAATATTTTTATTCAAGTTGCAGTTTTATTTATAATTATTTTAGTAGGATACTTTGTCAGAAAATTCAACTTATTAGATGAGTACTGTACATCTAAACTTTCAAACTTGACAATGACTATTTTTTTACCATCTATGATAATCAGTTCTATGCAGATTAACTTTGATAATAAAATGATACAAAAAATACTACTATTATTATTTATATCTTTAGTTATGTATATAGTTTCTATTGTAATTGCTTTTTTGTTAAAATACATTTTAAAGTGTGAAGATACAAAAGACTTGGGGATATATCAGTATATAGTAGTTTTTTCAAATGTAGCTTTTATGGGCTATCCTGTAATTGAAGCAGTTCTAGGCCATGAAGCTATATTCTACACTGCTATTTTTAATCTGCCATTTAACTTGTTTTCTTTTACTTTGGGAATTTACTTATTATCTAAAGGTAGCACCACTAAAGGGTTTTCAATGAAATCACTTATAAGCCCTGCTACAATAGCAGTAGTTATTGGTTTATTTTTATTTATAACAGGGCTTAGATTACCTCAGTTTATAAATGATCCACTTGAGATGTTAGGAAGTATGACTACACCAATATCTATGATTATTATTGGTAGTTTACTTGCTAATTCTTCAGCAATAGATTGTTTTGTAAATAAAAGGTTATATCTAGTTACTATTGTAAGATTATTAGTACTTCCTGTGATTATATACTTTATTCTAAAAGGGTGGGTTAATGATAAAATGATTTTAGCTATACCAGTAGTAATTTCTTCTATGCCTGCTGCTGCAAATACTGCTATATTTGCTAATCAATATGATTCTAATGTAACATTAGCCTCACAATGTGTATTTTTTACGACATTATTTTCAGTTATATCTATACCTTTTATAAGTATTTTTTTACTATCTTGA
- a CDS encoding tetratricopeptide repeat protein, giving the protein MKNTKFSIRKIKNISSDPKVIHTKGALFEKMGKTESAIELYKSAALDNYVKSQYTLGNIYENKKQFKEAEKWYSMAYKNGSEDAAFDLGNMYYRLDGYEYAIYWYEKIATIGYLQAQNNLGVCHFKMKDFIRCEKWLKEAADNNLGKACFNLGVLYTFLEKDDDAYEYYKKGSVLLDDDAKYNLAILNGKKKDNKSTVSLYKQLYKSGHMKGCFNLGMIMEINDNLEEAERYYKKSADREDIKSEYRLAYVYDRKEELGDAIYYYEKAIEKNHTLSKYRLANLYNRENEIEKAKSYYKMAAEDDITEAKNNLAGIYFEEKDYENAIKYYEDAISVGCKSSLENLGDLYYQNQEIEKAVSYYSRIPNNVSCQIKLGNIYEDLNNIEEAISWYKKASENGDTKSSYRLGCIYENLGNTKNARKYFEMASSKNHMNARIHLGRIYFREGKLEESKMMFDTPANENNVYAQHMVGLIYDMFYKDYVNSKYWYEKARAQGCVEAIYNLGQIYLKLNDDAEAEKYYKEGIKFGSKKCEYMLAGLYYKKSLDMYVSLADEEYDNCGEIVEDFPKLNINFDEVLIPPFKLQEEIVDEEEYVPIYILNIKESLDSMLEGLETEMSIDEEYDN; this is encoded by the coding sequence ATGAAAAACACAAAATTTTCTATAAGAAAAATAAAAAATATATCTAGTGACCCCAAAGTTATACATACTAAGGGAGCTCTTTTTGAAAAGATGGGAAAGACAGAAAGTGCAATAGAATTATATAAAAGTGCAGCATTAGATAATTATGTGAAATCTCAATATACTTTGGGAAATATATATGAAAATAAAAAGCAATTTAAAGAAGCAGAAAAATGGTATTCAATGGCATATAAGAATGGAAGTGAAGATGCTGCATTTGATTTAGGTAATATGTATTATAGATTAGATGGATATGAGTATGCTATATACTGGTATGAGAAAATAGCTACTATAGGATACTTACAAGCACAAAATAATTTAGGTGTATGCCATTTTAAAATGAAAGATTTTATAAGATGCGAAAAGTGGTTAAAAGAAGCAGCAGATAATAATCTTGGGAAAGCTTGTTTTAATTTAGGAGTATTGTATACATTTTTAGAAAAAGATGATGATGCATATGAATATTATAAAAAAGGTTCTGTACTTTTAGATGATGATGCGAAGTATAATTTAGCAATATTAAACGGCAAAAAGAAGGATAATAAGTCTACAGTAAGTTTATATAAACAATTGTATAAATCAGGTCATATGAAAGGTTGTTTTAACTTGGGTATGATTATGGAAATTAATGATAATTTGGAAGAGGCAGAAAGATATTACAAAAAGAGTGCAGATAGAGAAGACATAAAATCTGAGTATAGACTTGCATATGTATATGATAGAAAAGAAGAATTAGGAGATGCAATTTATTACTATGAAAAAGCGATAGAAAAAAATCACACGCTTTCTAAATATAGACTAGCAAATTTATATAATAGAGAGAATGAGATAGAAAAAGCAAAGTCTTATTATAAAATGGCAGCAGAAGATGATATAACAGAAGCTAAAAACAATCTAGCAGGTATATATTTTGAAGAAAAAGATTATGAAAATGCTATAAAGTACTATGAAGATGCTATATCTGTTGGATGTAAAAGTTCTCTTGAGAATCTTGGAGACTTGTATTATCAAAATCAAGAGATAGAAAAAGCAGTTTCGTATTATTCTAGAATTCCAAATAATGTATCTTGTCAAATAAAATTAGGAAATATATATGAAGATTTAAATAACATAGAAGAAGCTATAAGTTGGTATAAAAAAGCATCTGAAAATGGAGATACTAAATCTAGCTATAGATTGGGATGTATATATGAGAATTTAGGTAATACAAAAAATGCTAGAAAATACTTTGAGATGGCAAGTAGTAAAAATCATATGAATGCTCGTATACATTTAGGTAGAATTTATTTTAGAGAAGGAAAACTAGAAGAATCTAAAATGATGTTTGACACACCTGCCAATGAAAACAATGTATATGCTCAACATATGGTAGGTCTTATTTATGATATGTTTTACAAAGATTATGTTAATTCTAAATATTGGTATGAGAAGGCTAGAGCACAAGGTTGTGTTGAGGCAATATACAATTTAGGGCAAATTTATTTAAAATTAAATGATGATGCAGAAGCTGAAAAGTATTATAAAGAAGGTATTAAATTTGGTAGTAAGAAGTGTGAATATATGCTTGCAGGGCTTTACTACAAAAAAAGTTTAGATATGTATGTTTCCTTAGCAGATGAAGAATATGATAACTGTGGAGAAATAGTAGAAGATTTTCCTAAACTAAATATAAACTTTGATGAAGTATTAATTCCACCATTTAAATTACAAGAAGAAATAGTTGATGAAGAAGAGTATGTTCCAATTTATATATTGAACATAAAAGAAAGTTTAGATTCAATGTTAGAAGGTCTTGAAACTGAAATGAGTATAGATGAAGAATATGATAATTAA
- a CDS encoding magnesium transporter CorA family protein produces MIRYYKTIDSKLEKLSFFEDGCWINLVEPNHSEINEISNLLNIDVESIESALDEEERSRIDVEDNHTLILIDIPVDESDSNSSHYTTIPLGIILTQEAIITVCNAQTKILNDFIVGHIKDFFTFKKTRFLLQILHKNAAYYLHYLRKINKMTIIIEREIYKSMKNKELVQLLELEKSLVYFSTSLKSNELVLNKMVRTAGIKKYPDDEDLLEDVIVENRQALDMAKIYGDILSRIMDAFSAIISNNQNNVMQFLTVVTLIFSIPTIISGFFGMNVANMPFSDNPNGFWIIMLITSIICIIITFFMSRNKLL; encoded by the coding sequence ATGATAAGATATTACAAAACTATAGATTCAAAATTAGAGAAACTTAGTTTTTTTGAAGATGGCTGTTGGATAAATCTTGTTGAACCTAATCATAGTGAAATCAACGAAATTTCTAATTTATTAAATATAGATGTAGAAAGTATAGAATCTGCACTAGATGAAGAAGAGCGCTCAAGAATAGATGTTGAAGACAATCATACTCTTATACTTATAGATATACCAGTAGACGAAAGTGACTCTAATTCTTCTCATTATACTACAATACCCTTAGGTATTATATTAACTCAAGAAGCTATTATAACAGTTTGTAATGCACAAACTAAGATTTTAAATGACTTTATAGTTGGTCACATTAAAGATTTTTTTACATTTAAAAAAACTCGCTTCTTGCTTCAAATTCTTCATAAAAATGCAGCTTATTACTTGCATTATTTAAGAAAAATAAATAAAATGACAATCATAATAGAGCGAGAAATTTACAAATCTATGAAAAACAAAGAACTAGTACAACTATTGGAATTAGAAAAGTCTTTAGTATACTTCTCTACCTCTTTAAAATCCAATGAGTTGGTCTTAAACAAGATGGTTAGAACCGCTGGTATAAAGAAATATCCAGATGATGAAGACCTCTTAGAAGATGTTATAGTCGAAAATAGACAGGCTCTTGATATGGCTAAAATATATGGAGATATATTGAGTAGAATTATGGATGCTTTCAGTGCAATTATAAGTAATAATCAAAATAATGTTATGCAATTTTTAACAGTCGTTACACTAATTTTCTCAATACCTACAATAATATCAGGATTTTTTGGTATGAATGTTGCCAACATGCCATTTTCTGACAATCCAAATGGATTTTGGATAATTATGCTTATTACTTCTATAATATGCATAATAATTACATTTTTTATGTCAAGAAACAAGCTATTATAA